A single genomic interval of Zingiber officinale cultivar Zhangliang chromosome 4A, Zo_v1.1, whole genome shotgun sequence harbors:
- the LOC121972271 gene encoding serine/threonine protein phosphatase 2A 57 kDa regulatory subunit B' beta isoform-like, giving the protein MEYNDKGKEGAYSLFHVHEDSKVERCSTSEGTDPTPQALSFASRSSGANPASPRQLHSSSAPGAIPQIESLPLFRDVPVLERQLLFLRKLWICSVLFDFSDTLKSAREKEVKRQTLSELIDFVQSGSGRLNEQVQEELVRTVDVNIFRNLPSASHENTGVEPTDSEEEDPYLDPTWPHLQLIYELLLHYVVSSDTDTKVAKHYIDHSFMLRLLDLLNSEDF; this is encoded by the exons ATGGAGTACAATGATAAAggtaaagagggagcatactctttgtttcatgtacatgAGGATTCAAAGGTTGAAAGATGTTCAACATCTGAGG GCACCGATCCCACTCCTCAGGCGCTTTCTTTTGCCTCCCGCTCCTCAGGCGCCAATCCCGCCTCCCCCCGCCAACTGCACTCCTCCTCAGCCCCCGGTGCCATCCCGCAAATCGAGTCCCTCCCGCTCTTCCGCGATGTGCCCGTACTCGAGCGCCAGTTGCTCTTTCTCCGCAAACTCTGGATCTGCTCTGTGCTCTTCGACTTCTCCGACACGCTCAAGTCGGCCCGCGAGAAGGAGGTGAAGCGGCAGACGCTGTCGGAGCTCATTGACTTCGTGCAATCCGGCTCTGGCCGGCTCAACGAGCAGGTACAGGAAGAGCTCGTCCGTACTGTGGACGTCAATATCTTCCGCAATCTCCCTTCGGCTTCCCATGAAAACACCGGCGTCGAGCCCACCGACTCGGAGGAGGAGGACCCCTACCTCGACCCCACCTGGCCTCATCTCCAGCTCATCTATGAGCTCCTTCTCCACTACGTTGTATCGTCCGACACCGATACTAAGGTCGCCAAGCACTACATTGACCACTCATTCATGCTCCGCCTTCTCGACCTCTTAAACTCCGAAGACTTTTGA